Proteins from one Escherichia coli genomic window:
- the ilvE gene encoding branched-chain-amino-acid transaminase, which produces MTTKKADYIWFNGEMVRWEDAKVHVMSHALHYGTSVFEGIRCYDSHKGPVVFRHREHMQRLHDSAKIYRFPVSQSIDELMEACRDVIRKNNLTSAYIRPLIFVGDVGMGVNPPAGYSTDVIIAAFPWGAYLGAEALEQGIDAMVSSWNRAAPNTIPTAAKAGGNYLSSLLVGSEARRHGYQEGIALDVNGYISEGAGENLFEVKDGVLFTPPFTSSALPGITRDAIIKLAKELGIEVREQVLSRESLYLADEVFMSGTAAEITPVRSVDGIQVGEGRCGPVTKRIQQAFFGLFTGETEDKWGWLDQVNQ; this is translated from the coding sequence ATGACCACGAAGAAAGCTGATTACATTTGGTTCAATGGGGAAATGGTTCGCTGGGAAGACGCGAAGGTGCATGTGATGTCGCACGCGCTGCACTATGGTACCTCAGTTTTTGAAGGTATCCGTTGCTATGATTCGCACAAAGGACCAGTTGTATTCCGCCATCGTGAGCATATGCAGCGTCTGCATGACTCCGCCAAAATCTATCGCTTCCCGGTTTCGCAGAGCATTGATGAGCTGATGGAAGCGTGTCGTGACGTGATCCGCAAAAACAATCTCACCAGCGCCTATATCCGTCCGCTAATCTTCGTCGGTGATGTTGGCATGGGCGTAAACCCGCCAGCGGGATACTCAACCGACGTGATTATCGCCGCTTTCCCGTGGGGAGCGTATCTGGGTGCAGAAGCGCTGGAGCAGGGGATCGATGCAATGGTTTCCTCCTGGAACCGCGCAGCGCCAAACACCATCCCAACCGCGGCAAAAGCCGGTGGTAACTACCTCTCTTCTCTGCTGGTGGGTAGCGAAGCGCGCCGCCACGGTTATCAGGAAGGTATCGCGCTGGACGTGAATGGTTATATCTCTGAAGGTGCGGGCGAAAACCTGTTTGAAGTGAAAGACGGTGTGCTGTTTACCCCACCGTTCACCTCATCCGCGCTGCCGGGGATTACCCGTGACGCCATTATCAAACTGGCGAAAGAACTGGGAATTGAAGTGCGTGAGCAGGTGCTGTCGCGCGAATCACTGTACCTGGCGGATGAAGTGTTTATGTCTGGTACAGCGGCTGAAATCACGCCAGTGCGCAGTGTAGATGGTATCCAGGTAGGCGAAGGCCGTTGTGGCCCGGTTACCAAACGCATCCAGCAAGCCTTCTTCGGCCTCTTCACTGGTGAAACCGAAGATAAATGGGGCTGGTTAGATCAAGTTAATCAATAA
- the ilvM gene encoding acetolactate synthase 2 small subunit → MMQHQVNVSARFNPETLERVLRVVRHRGFHVCSMNMAAASDAQNINIELTVASPRSVDLLFSQLNKLVDVAHVAICQSTTTSQQIRA, encoded by the coding sequence ATGATGCAACATCAGGTCAATGTATCGGCTCGCTTCAATCCGGAAACCTTAGAACGTGTTTTACGCGTGGTGCGTCATCGTGGTTTCCACGTCTGCTCAATGAATATGGCCGCCGCCAGCGATGCACAAAATATAAATATCGAATTGACCGTTGCCAGCCCACGGTCGGTCGACTTACTGTTTAGTCAGTTAAATAAACTGGTGGACGTCGCACACGTTGCCATCTGCCAGAGCACAACCACATCACAACAAATCCGCGCCTGA